GGCCTCTCTTTGCCCTGTTCCTGGTCCTCTACATAGCAGGTGTGATGGGGAATGGCCTCATTGTGGCAGCCATCAGAGCCAGTCCAGCCCTCCACGCCCCTATGTATTTCCTGCTGGCCCACCTCTCCTTCGCCGACCTCTGCTTCACCTCTGTTACCGTGCCCAAGATGCTGGCCAACCTGATGGCCCATGACCGCTCCATCTCACGGGCAGGCTGCCTAACTCAGAtgtatttcttctttgctttggGTGTGACTGACAGCTGCCTCCTGGCCGCCATGGCCTACGATCGCTACGTGGCTATCCGGCATCCACTGCACTACACAGTCCGAATGTCGCGGGCCGTGTGTACGGGACTCGTCGCAACGGCCTGGGTCGTCTCTCATTCACACTCCTTGCTGCACATTCTGCTCATGGCCCGCCTGTCCTTCTGTGCCTCCCACAGCGTGCCTCACTTCTTCTGTGACCACCAGCCCCTGCTGAGGCTCGCTTGTTCAGACACTCGCCATATTCAGCTGCTCATCTTCACCGAGGGGGCTGCTGTGGTGGTCACACCCTTCCTGCTCATCTTGGCCTCCTATGGCGCCATTGCCGTTGCTGTGCTACGTCTGCCCTCTGCGTCTGGGCGGCTCCGGGCTGTGTCCACCTGTGGCTCCCACCTGGCGGTGGTGGGTCTCTTCTATGGCACTGTCATTGCAGTCTACTTCCAGCCAACAGCACGATATGAGGCTGAGCGGGGGCGTGTAGCCACTGTCATGTATACAGTAGTAACCCCCATGCTCAACCCAGTCATTTATAGCCTCAGGAACCGAGACGTTCAAGGGGCGCTCCGAGCTCTCCTTACTGGACGTAGGATTTCAACTGAGCCCACCTAAGGCCTGGACTGGCTTCAGAGATGGCCAATAACCAATTTGATCCCACGGGGtactagagttggaagagattatCTATTTCAACACCCTCTTGTTACAGATCAGGAAAAATGAGGTCCGGAAAGGGGTAACAATCACCCAGCTAGAGAATGGCAAAAACCTGGACACAGATGCACTCACACGTAGAGCCTTGCTGCCCGTCCCTCCAGCATCTCCCCAGCCATAAAATCACAGAACGTAAGAACTAGGAAGGACCTCAGAACCCAGCTTGAGATTTACTCTCACTGTGCAGAGGAGAAACTTCACACTCAGAAGAGTGTGATTACAAAATAGCAGAGCTGGAATCAAATCCAGTCCCATACTTCCATTCAGCAcctgttcttcctcctctttgtctTCTGTGGCTTTTTCAGAGTTTTCCTTGAACAATTCATAGCATGACAGAATTAGAcctggaagaagagagggaggaataagcatttatttaattcctaatatgtgccaggtactgaactaagtgctttataaaattatttctttggctCTCATAAGAATCCTGCAATGTAGAtactgctattatccccatttcacagttgaggaaactgaggcaaagaggttaagtgagtgGTCtaatatcacacagctaatgagtatccaaggctgaatttgaattcgaGTCTTACCACTGCATCATCTGGTTGTAGGAAAGGAATTTAGAGGTCACCATAGGTAGCACTTTCATTTTCAGCTAAAGAATCCGAAGCCCAAAGAGTTTCAATTATAGGACCAGGGTctcatagtaaatgtctgaggcagaatttaggagcaagttttcctaacttcaaagCCACTATCCCCTACACCACACAGCCTGCCAGTCATACCTCATTTCAAGCACACCTCtgttaagcacctgctgtgtacaGAGCATCAGATTCAGCTCTGGGGaagatacaaaattaaaataaggcagcttttgccttcaaggagtttatacctCAGAATGGAAATATggcatacacacataaataaccTGGCCATTCATAGGCTCAGTTATCCAGGTAATTCATAATACATTGACTCAAACTTCTAGTTTCCATGATTTTATCAGTAGATACATACCTTTGCCCAACACAGGCAACAAACTTCATGTCTTAATAGCAGGTCTTTCTTTCTGAGCAGATATGCCTGAAAATAATCATCACCTGGGAGTTAACTCTGGGGTCAGGAGCCTATCTAGCCTAATGTTGCCTGGTGGTCCAAGTCACACTGTCTTTGCCAGGCCTGTTGTTGAAGATTTGTCACATTAGCAGGTCTTGCTAGACCATCAAGAGATAATAGAACCTTCTGTGTCACCACAAAGCATAGAAAGAGAATTTTAATATAtctatacaaaaaaagaaatgtgagaaatgTCTATATGAAATCTGGAGGGTCAAAGGCTTTTACTATTACAAGAGATCAAGGAAGGTTCCTGAAGGAGGTAACATTGAAATTGGTCATCAAAGGATAAAACAATACACGACTGGGGAAAAGGGACAGAGTAGAGAGCTTTACCATCACAGGAAACAATATAAGCAAAGGCATGGATGGGGGAAAGCATGGAGATGTACATAAGACATAGCAATTAATCCAGTCTGATTGCTGCATAGAGTACACAAAGGGAAATAGTTTGAGATAAGGCCAGAAAGGGAGATGGCTCCAGGTTGTGGAATCTTGAGTAACTGGTTCACAAGTGTGAATTTGTCTGTCTTGGTCATATCAGATCTTtaaaggattttgaccaaaagaATGATATGACATTATTTGTAAATAGGGAAgattatttaaccccaattggctgTGCCACAAGATATGAGCTCTTCTATTTGTGTCTcacttttctctctatctctttgtctctttctctgtctctgttttctctctccctctctctcttgtctgtctctgtctctctctccctctctgtctccctccctcccttatctctctctctctctctctctctctctctctctctctctctctctctctctctctctctctctctctctctttctctctctctccctcctcttctcttttcttcctttctctctctgtctcccttccccccccccccccgccaccaGCACTGTGAAGTCCAACCTAGGAagctctaattttttctttttgttatgcaAGATAAAAACAAGAGAATTCCTTAGCCCATGATTGTTGAATTGcagaaaaatgagaatattgaatCTACAAGAACACTATTATGGTTAACCCTATTAGAGTCATGGAGGCCAATCCAACTTCCTGGGCTTCGAATACCCCTTTTCACTGCTCTGACTTCTAGGCCTGATCCCTGCTGTCCATGTGAGCAGTCACAGAAGCTGAGCTAGATTTCCCTCTAGACATGTCACCAGACTAACTCTCATAAGACCTTAAATCTAGAAGAAACCTTGGAGACCATCTGGTCAACTCTTTCACTTCAATGAGGAAAGTGAGCATTAGAGGAAggatttacccaaagtcatacaagCCATGTGACTTGTGAATCAGATAATAGTAGCAGAGCTAGAACTAGAATTCAGATCATACCATCATAGATCTAGACTTAGGAAGGACATCAAAGACAATCTAGTCCAAGTTCACACACTTCAAGAGCCCAGGGACACACAAAGGTGGATATTCTAACTCCAGAGTCATGGCTCGGCCCTCTATACCAGCACTTTCCTTTTCTTGTGCCAAGATAACAGCCTCCTAGCATCTCCAATTCTTCCCTTTAATTTCTAAGTAAGGACTTTCCCATCTACTGAGACATGAGCCAAAATTCAtcagtgaatctttttttttttcaatctccctATCTCTTGCTTATCCTAAGTCAATGCAGCTACCAGCCCTACTCCTGAATACTTCTGCATTCCTTTACACTTCACTCCTGAAGCTTAAGGTCAGATTTCCTGCGCCTTTCAAAGTGATAAcattctcatctgaaaaatcaaGTTATACAGATGAGAGATCTGAAACAACTGTTCTGAACTAACTTATATGAATTTGAGTGGAAGTCTCAAGCAAATAAACTCCTTAATTTTGGTGGAATGACCTCAATGGGAATGTCagataacaaagaagaaagagattgtGTGATAGGTCAATTGGGGAACCATTGAAAAGCTGGGAGGGCTTCATTTTGCTCTTAATTCATTAACACTTAGGCTGTTACCTATTCCACATATTCCTACTGAACTGAagtatagctatagatatatagatatagatagataattgaGAATGTGCCGCCTGTTCTAAATTGTAAAAGCAGGCAAGTCTGATTTTTTATTCCTACTGACCTGAGCAAAGCTCTCAGTATCACAGTGGAAGAGCCCTAGATATgaaatcagaggatctgggtttgaataATTACCACCTATGTGAGCTTGGGCACATCACCCTGACTAGGTCCTGATACCTCACCTATAACATAAAAGGCTTAGATTATACGATCCTTTCAGgccttaaatctatgatcatatgattGACCTCTTCATCTTTCCTGTCTAGGAAGGACACAGCAAGTGATGAGCTGACCAGCTGATCTTTCTGGCATATCTATCACTATAACAATCATATAATTATGACaaaatttcttctgctttttaGAATTGgacaatcctttaaaaaataaaatattacagctGGCAGGGACTTCATATCAAAATGTTAAAGCATTAAAAGACCTTGGAACATAGGACATGACAATGATAACATTACTATAGTACTTTAAGGTGTAAATGTGTTTTGCtaatcaaaatcttatgaaatagGGGGTGCaagttttctttctcccttttatatatttctttcccctttattttaaggaaaatgtgaGTGTGAGAGATCAAGTGAATTTCTTAGGTAGTATCATAACCAGAATTTAAACCCTAATTTCCTAAGGCCAAATCTAGCCATTTTCCCCATGTTCCATGCTATGGGTTATTACTGATCATACAGCCCAGttccctcactttacagaaaaaaaaaaaaagaaaagaaaaaaaactaagtttTAGCAACAatatgatttgctcaagattagTCTGGATATTTGACTCCCATTCTAAAATACTACTTATTAGATTATGATTGTGAAggactctccttccttctcctttcccttgtTAGGGAAACTTCTCTTGGTGAAAATTCTTTCTGAAGGGGCTTGAAGATAGAATGCCTATCTTGGTATAATGGGAAATTCACTGGATTTATTGTCAGAGACCCgggattcaaatcttgattccTTACCTCCATGAATCTTAGGTTGAAATTTAAAAGATGTCTCCAGGGTCCTATATTTAGACATTACCTAAACATGTGTTCCCAATTTACTGATATGTGGACTCAGTTCTCAGTCCTACTTACTGTCCACACTGGCTGGCTCCTCTTCTACAGGTTCTACAGCATATTGGTCATGGGAATGATGGCTCTTGACTTACTATGACCCAGTAGTAAGAAACCACCAATTCAGCACTGTTCCTCTGATCCTGCCAGAAAACTCTTCCTGCTAATGTCATTATGAGTAAATAAAACTACAAGGATAGTAAGGAGAGGGGGAATGTCATATTCCCATCCAACTTGTGTACCAGTTGTTTTTGCCCCTGTCCCAGTAgcaaagaatttttaaacttGGAGGGAGGGGCAGGATCTTAGATATCATCATTCCCATtcaacagataagaaaactgaagccttgGCCAGGGAAGGGACTTGCTTAAGATCATGTATTAAGTAGTAGGGCTGGGATTTGATTGaaatctcctgattccaaatccaatagtTATCTCATTAGATCATGCTTTCTCCTGCACTAGTCATTCAAAAAAACTGGATcagattcaggctagttccaatgatcttatgatgaagagagccatctacacccagagagaggactatgggaactgagcatggattacaacattttgttgttgtttgcttgcattttattttctgatttttttttttttttgctttttgctttttcttgtgcagcaaggtaattatataaagatgtatgtgtatatatatatatatatatatatatgtgtgtgtgtgtgtgtgtgtatgtatgtatatatgtgtgtatgtatgtatatatgtgtttaagatatattagattacttgccatctagggagggaatgagggcaggggggagggatggaattggacacaaggttttgcaagggttaatgttgaaaaattatccataaatatgttttggaaataaaaagctttaattttaaaaatggatcaaAAGAATGCAAGCAaattgagccttttttttttcaaaaataaatcttgaaGTCTAAAAAGTCTGTTTTCCAGAGCTGGACAGACTGTTCTGAACCCTTGGAAAGCAGGGCTGTGACTACCAAGCCTAGCAAAACAGGAAAGCATGGCAGAACAAGCCTGTgaggaagagaacagaaggaattTTCAAAGCAAACTCTAAGCCAAATTTACCTCTGTCAGTCTGGGTCATTTTATGTTATTCCAGATCCAAAAGGGAATTGAGAGATGTGATAGGAATCGACCTTGAAACACAAGAGAAAGAATGGCAGAAATTCCCCCAAATATATGCTCCATCTCTACCTCAAGTCCCTCACCTCTCTTAGGAAGGGTCTCATCATGAAACCTTTTTAATCATGGTTGGTCATAGTGTTGATCAaaattcctaagtctttcaaaattgtttgtctttacaacatATACATTATTCTCCTAGCTCTgctaaatttaatctgcatcaattcatataaaactttccaggattctctgaaactGTCACCTTCATAATTGTTTACCATGCAACAGTActccattattttcataaatcataatttgttcaattatttcctaattactgagcatatttttatatctccagttctttgctactacaaaaagtgcttctataaatattttcataatatgagataatatctttctttgatttctttaggatatagaccttATGGCTGTATTGCTGGAACATAGAATAAACACAATTTAGTAACTTTAAGGACATCATTCcacattgctttctagaatggcttgTCCAATTCAAGGTTTAAGTAGAGACTGAAGGGGACAGGTTTGGAGCTTAGTGAATATTCATGGTCTAGACTTAAGGATAGTAGTAGAAGTGAGTAGAGGATTGTAAGCTCTTTCAGAGCAagaactaatttttattttatctaagtGTCACTAGCTGAGTACCTTGCACAAAATATGTGCTTAGTAAAGTAAAACTATTAAAGCCAGAAATGAAGCTATGGAGCTAGATATTCAAGGAAATTTACAGAATAAATCACTTCTATCTCATACTATGGCTAGTGGCATCTGACCACTTTTTTTGTCTATCACAGATTTGTACCTTCAGGGTTCTAGGTTTTGGGGGTGAGATTTTTATTGGGGAAAGGCTGGCAAAGGAGTTCATTGGTGCAGGAAACACAGAGAAGAAACTCTATTATTGTAGATTGTAATCAGTTCAGCAATTTATAGTCATAGGAACTTTCTACACCAAAAGGTTAAGTGATAATGCTCAATATCACATAGCCACTAAATATCCAAGTTGACTTGGACCTAGACACTATTAATTTAGGAGTGTCTTCACATAGCTAGTCTAAGCTAATGCAGGTCATTCCACATAAAGGACTTCTGTAGTTCTAAGTTACTGGGTCAGTTTGTTATTATTCTATAGACAGATTTCCAACATCGGTTATTGCTTCTAGAGCTTTAACTTGGAACTTTTGTATTAGACTGAAGAGGCAGGAAAATTGCTCATGTGAAAAAGAATAATTCAGGGTGGAGTTATAGACTCTGTGACATCAGGAAAGATAGAGGAAGAGGTTACTTCTGTGGGCTATGTATTGCCTTCCTATTTTAGCAAATTATTCTTGTTAACCAGGTGATAATCAAGCCACAATTGCCAATCCAAAAGTTTCAGCAAATATCATGCATGAAGAACTAATGCCTCTCCTTACTcatctatttttccttcctctacCTCCTCTGTCCTTGTTCACATACAGATATGATCACAACCACCAATTCTTCTTTGAGCTTATGGAATGTAAAGATTACTTCCAAGAAGAAAACTGCAAAGAGCCAGGATCCTCTAGAAAAAGGTGAAGGAGAAAGAGTTGGGTATTTATGCTAGCAGAGGTCCCAACCCGGGCTGAGCAGATGAATACTAGTATGGTCTCACCCCTACCATGAATTCGGGAAAAAGAGGATAATGGCAAAAGAGATCATGTGTCAGTCCAAGGAAGAGGAAAACAAATCTTTGCCCCCACATTCCCAATGTCTGTACATGGTACTCATTTTATGCCCTTTATGAAATCCTAGACATAAGGAGAAAAGTCCAGAATTGACTAGAGTTGAAAGAAGGTTGGGATTTATGATAAAGTCATATTCTAGGCCAATCAGATATCTTTAACTACCCCACCCTGAGCTCTGCAGGTCTTTTGGCTCTTGTATTTCTACCCATACAAAGCTCTTGTTTCATTCCAATTTTGGATTTGGGACATATTCCTTCAAATTTTTGCCTCCACTAGATGTGACAGCATTTGAGACAAAACTCTAATGATTCTAGATAATTCTAGATCCAGGTTTTATTATTACAGGATAATTCATTTGCACTTCCTATCACAAAAATCAGTCTGAACTGCCTAAATTCTTGTCTGTCCAAGGAGATTGCTCCTTTGCTCAGGATTATTCCAGGCAATTTTAGATCAAGGACTCTAAAAATTCTCTATTCtaatataaacaatttatatGATGTTTAGACCCATCATTGTTCTAGGCTATTACCACTTCCAATTTTGTATTCTAGGATATAGGCATTTCCTCCAATCCCTGAATTCACATcatgaaaattctttgaaaaaactagaaatatttaGCCTATAGAAGAGAAAGTTTAGTGGGaatatgatagctgtcttcaagtatttgaaagttgCCAACTGTAAGAGAAATTATTCTTGTTCATCCTGTTCCAAGAATTAGAGGTAGTGGGTGAAGAGTTGAATAtaacagaggaaaaaattttggactAAGATAAGAACAGGCTTTCTAACAATTTAAATTGGAATAGGAAGCAGTAAGTTTGTCACCAAATAACCATTTGAAAGAATTTTAGATCCGGTATGGGTTGGACTAGACaacctctaaggttctttccaattcAGAGATCTGTATTTCTAGATCATAGATTATTCCAGGTCTAAGCCACTTGTGATTCTAGATCACTGGCATATCCTACAAAAACTCTTTCTTGACAGttaataatagtaaataaatatttattaagcatgtgccaggcactgtgctaagcactaggaaaaCAAATACAGTAAGAGATATCCCTATCCTCGAGGAGTTTACAGCGTAATGGGATAATActaaatacaaaaggaaatgaaaaaaatgtcaggGGGGGGATATAAAATAAGAGGGGGAGAAGTTATCCAATGATGGATAATGGTGGAAAAATCTTTCAAGATGAGTGTAGCCGGATAAGAATGAGGTGATGTCTGAACTGAGCTCTCTCCTTAAGTGGAGCTTCTAATCAGAGAGGCAAAAGGTAGTAATGAGGTGAAACCAAAGCTTGTGGGATCTCATAGGATCATGAAATTATCACAATGAACTTCCAAGGGCAAGGTGGAGAAATCAGTCAGAAAAGGCTCAAAGTAGTGTGGTCAAATAAGAATTGATCTGTATAATTGGTAACCTTTTCTCTACcctcaaattatcttttatttacttctctGTCTTCATGTCCTATGCTCCAATAGAATAAAGCACCTTGAGGATAAGTAATGGCTTCCattattgtttttgtattccAGTATCTTACCCATATCTGAGTTAAGATACCTCTCATATGTGGTCTCTCAGTGAAGACCTACAACAATAGGGAACTCACTCCTCCAGAGGCAATCTATTTTACATTTGGATAATGAAATTGTGGTCACTACTGCCACTACCTGGAAAATTCAGTCATAACTATAGGATCTTAAAACCAAAGAACTTCTGGGAGGAAATAATTCATACCATCACTACCATCCTTCTCATTGCATTAACCATatatttggagctggaagaaactAAAAGGCCTAATTTAGAAGGTCTTTGAATttaaccctcttattttacagatgaggaaactgaggcacaaagagtttaaatgacttgttcagtatctaagatagaatttgaagaagttttcctaactctaagaTCAGTAGCCTAGCCACAGTATATCATACTTCTCAAGATCTAGGGATGGATCTCTTTATGGAAGAATGAGGACATATTCAAAGATCACAGTTTTATAGATTCTCTAGTCTAAAatcttatttacagatgaggacaatGAAAATTAGAGAAGGCTAGTAACAGAACTAGAATCCAGATCCATTTTCTGATTCTTAAATCTGCTTTTACCATACAAGAAAAACAGCTATTGACTCAATTTCAACCCAGGACTGTCCCGAtgtgtaaggatgcggttcccgcaaaacaagagaagggaattgtaagggccctttaaatgggcagcggctacagcgcaacaggagattcgaacagcccagaagtaatctctgtggatgttaggactgccctgtgggtaggATCTTGGCCATATTAAGATAGCTTCATAGTGGGTGATGACTctctctctgattggctgtgtgtgtgatctCATAGGccttttataagcccactgcagacagcagttgctttttttaacctggcgctctttaacctggctccctaacctgggtggccaagccgagatggatagccgAAGGAAGTAAGGATTTTgatagtgaacacatgggtcttctgaccaggtgttcactggAGAACCAACAAGTCAAggcattatgtgaataggtataataaaggcttttaagattacacgtggctgttcttgagtgcgctaccagttattaaactataaattcaagagatcgtggccagagacttttgaaggcctcagaggaggcgagctgggtaaagttcacactgcaaaggtcagtggtcaaaggtactctgttgggcctagggcagactagtaattgtaactgccaggagtgcatgttatACCGATGCAATAGACTCTTTAAGGGAAGACCTTGTTCTTAAGGTGCCCCCAGGATGTTGTTAAGTCAGCATAAGTGATCCCAGAAGTGAATATgtagcatttttttccccattctggaAGCAAGTAAACAACAGTCATCCACAGTTGTAGCTCatctggaggaagaaagaatcaGACAACTCCTTTCTTTGAAAGCCCCAGGTTTGCTCTAATTTATGTATCTGACAAATTATAGAAACTCTTTGCTAGAATTAAGGCCTTACCTTTGATTTGACAATTCATAatacttagagctggaagagaccttagaaactgcctaatcaaccaatcaataattggcatttattatgtgcctactataAGTCAGCCATTATG
The DNA window shown above is from Sminthopsis crassicaudata isolate SCR6 chromosome 2, ASM4859323v1, whole genome shotgun sequence and carries:
- the LOC141557407 gene encoding olfactory receptor 1K1-like, encoding MDGTNKSSEGAPFILLGLSTNPGQLRPLFALFLVLYIAGVMGNGLIVAAIRASPALHAPMYFLLAHLSFADLCFTSVTVPKMLANLMAHDRSISRAGCLTQMYFFFALGVTDSCLLAAMAYDRYVAIRHPLHYTVRMSRAVCTGLVATAWVVSHSHSLLHILLMARLSFCASHSVPHFFCDHQPLLRLACSDTRHIQLLIFTEGAAVVVTPFLLILASYGAIAVAVLRLPSASGRLRAVSTCGSHLAVVGLFYGTVIAVYFQPTARYEAERGRVATVMYTVVTPMLNPVIYSLRNRDVQGALRALLTGRRISTEPT